The following are encoded in a window of Phaseolus vulgaris cultivar G19833 chromosome 3, P. vulgaris v2.0, whole genome shotgun sequence genomic DNA:
- the LOC137839161 gene encoding uncharacterized protein gives MSSSFINKSLIYLISSCNGFRCCASWGGQCHHATTHGDHACPQEQVAASRAEIAASQADNKELRRTNEELRRGLQQVGERAVDERAPPVPPRARPMSFSQAIMDTALPTTSLGPKVTFTGVEDPEAHLTAFHTHMMLTGGSDAMYCKLLMSTLADATLEWFVSLPDGHITTFDQFATLFREQYLVNRAPTRFSYDVFDIKQYQGESLKEYLNRFGVQVVRLKPTDEAMTVHAFVKGMLPGSFSESLLRFYSKTFTEIRRRVLAHIAADDRVTEKRGLVGPIRPRAAGRPQLMRVHEATTEKKGAGKPYEKSQAGTRRQRDPLPKHNFQVELKELIAIPNAWCEFHQAHGHYIRNCLALAHQLDELVKSGFLKDYLQEQQNDQALVTAGADQWHKVPIHGEINTISEGFSRGGCVRKYGFKREGG, from the coding sequence atgtcctcttccttcattaataaaagcctcatttATTTGATTAGCTCCTGCAATGGCTTCAGGTGTTGTGCCTCCTGGGGGGGACAATgtcaccatgcaacaactcatggagaccatgcGTGCCCTCAGGAACAGGTGGCGGCATCTAGAGCTGAAATAGCTGCATCGCAGGCGGACAACAAAGAGTTGCGCAGAACCAATGAGGAGCTACGTAGAGGCTTGCAACAAGTAGGGGAACGTGCGGTGGATGAACGTGCCCCACCTGTACCGCCTAGGGCACGTCCCATGTCGTTCTCTCAAGCGATCATGGATACGGCATTGCCAACCACATCTCTAGGCCCGAAGGTCACCTTCACAGGTGTCGAGGACCCAGAGGCCCACCTCACAGCGTTCCACACTCACATGATGCTCACGGGAGGGTCTGACGCTATGTACTGCAAGCTACTTATGAGCACATTGGCAGACGCGACACTAGAATGGTTCGTCAGCCTCCCTGACGGACACATCACCACTTTTGACCAATTTGCGACACTGTTCAGAGAGCAGTACCTCGTCAACAGGGCCCCCACTCGATTCTCTTACGATGTCTTCGACATCAAACAATACCAGGGTGAGTCTTTGAAAGAGTACTTAAACAGGTTTGGGGTCCAGGTGGTAAGGTTGAAACCCACAGATGAGGCCATGACAGTACACGCCTTCGTTAAAGGAATGTTGCCAGGATCTTTCAGTGAATCGCTATTGAGGTTCTACTCGAAGACGTTCACCGAGATCAGGCGTCGGGTGTTGGCGCACATTGCCGCAGATGATCGAGTAACGGAGAAACGTGGTCTTGTCGGTCCCATCCGACCTCGAGCAGCAGGACGACCTCAGCTCATGAGGGTGCACGAGGCGACCACAGAAAAGAAGGGAGCGGGAAAACCCTACGAGAAGTCCCAGGCGGGGACACGCAGACAAAGGGACCCGCTCCCAAAACATAATTTTCAAGTGGAGCTCAAGGAGCTAATCGCTATCCCGAAcgcttggtgtgagtttcaccaagcacATGGCCACTACATACGCAATTGCTTGGCCCTGGCACACCAACTAGATGAGCTAGTGAAGAGCGGCTTCTTGAAGGATTACCTTCAAGAGCAACAGAATGATCAAGCATTGGTGACCGCGGGAGCAGATCAGTGGCACAAGGTGCCAATTCATGGGGAGATCAACACGATCTCCGAAGGGTTTTCACGAGGGGGATGTGTTAGAAAATATGGctttaaacgagagggggggtga
- the LOC137839159 gene encoding uncharacterized protein produces the protein MAKQAQRFFIQEADLIEEMGVLRKAELEANMRLQDEGQKYTTLLAKVVPLRAEIAELKDAAPTTQAKMTNLDERSVTREKAKEELAAQTEALEKVKIELDERAKSFEQTKQELSQKTEALVQAEKEMAAQAEGFKKVETELIDDAANAYAVGFEDALAQVVCKHPKMDTLPFATANHVVEGEIVPRSLPHHDAA, from the exons ATGGCCAAACAAGCTCAACGCTTCTTTATCCAGGAGGCTGACTTGATCGAGGAGATGGGCGTTCTTCGAAAGGCTGAGCTAGAGGCCAACATGAGGCTTCAAGATGAAGGTCAGAAGTACACCACACTTCTGGCCAAAGTGGTGCCTCTACGAGCTGAAATAGCGGAACTCAAAGATGCTGCACCGACCACCCAAGCCAAGATGACCAACCTTGATGAGCGCTCTGTTACCCGGGAG AAAGCCAAAGAGGAACTGGCTGCACAAACTGAGGCACTTGAGAAAGTCAAGATTGAACTAGATGAGCGGGCCAAGAGTTTTGAACAGACCAAACAAGAGCTTTCACAGAAAACTGAAGCCCTTGTCCAAGCTGAAAAAGAGATGGCTGCCCAAGCTGAGGGCTTCAAAAAGGTCGAGACAGAACTCATCGACGATGCTGCTAACGCCTACGCCGTCGGGTTTGAAGATGCCCTGGCTCAGGTTGTTTGCAAACATCCTAAGATGGACACTTTGCCCTTTGCTACAGCGAACCACGTCGTCGAAGGAGAAATCGTGCCAAGGAGCCTTCCACATCATGATGCTGCTTAG
- the LOC137839158 gene encoding uncharacterized protein: MPVKTDKVLGLHKDAWCEFHQAFGHPINSFLALGHQLDELVKSGFLNDYLAGSSGTEALTTSTEDQAHEMPIHREIHTISGGFSGGGCTASQRKRYVRSIMSMAEQVVDDSLDVDLMFTKVDLPDVVPHDNDPVVISVVIAGRKVHRVLVDQGSSADVMFWPTFNKLQLSPDQLRPYTGCLYGFARDQVEVHGYLELRTTFTDGSTSRTENIRYLVVNAHSAYNMLLGRPTLNRLGGVIHTPYEVEAAQS, encoded by the coding sequence ATGCCGGTGAAGACTGATAAGGTGTTGGGACTGCACAAGGatgcatggtgcgagttccaccaggcaTTTGGTCATCCGATAAACAGTTTTTTGGCGTTGGGgcatcagttggatgagcttgtgaagagCGGTTTCCTTAATGATTACCTAGCGGGGTCATCAGGGACTGAGGCCTTGACGACATCAACAGAGGACCAAGCCCACGAGATGCCCATCCAccgggaaatccacaccatctcAGGTGGATTCTCGGGTGGAGGGTGCACTGCATCCCAACGCAAGAGGTATGTGCGTTCGATAATGTCAATGGCAGAGCAGGTGGTGGACGACTCGCTCGACGTCGACCTCATGTTCACAAAGGTTGATCTTCCCGACGTCGTTCCACATGATAACGACCCCGTGGTGATTTCAGTTGTAATCGCAGGAAGGAAAGTACACCGAGTGCTGGTAGACCAAGGCAGCTCGGcggatgtgatgttctggcctaCGTTTAATAAGTTGCAGCTGTCTCCTGATCAGCTTAGGCCATACAcggggtgtttgtatggttttgcgAGAGATCAAGTGGAGGTGCATGGTTAtttggagctgaggacgacctttACAGATGGTTCTACATCTCGTACAGAAAACATAAGATACCTAGTGGTAAACGCCCACTCGGCGTACAATATGTTGTTGGGAAGGCCGACCCTGAATCGGCTGGGGGGTGTCATCCACACgccatatgaagttgaagctgcccaATCTTAG
- the LOC137806751 gene encoding cytosolic calcium-binding protein 2-like produces MATVEVAQQTPTNVTENETTEETTEKTTPEQPATEEAKEETIAEAKEAEAEAEAPVVPETEVTEEVKTEVEVENRAAEKTGEEEVKEEINESESVAVEEEKQEKKKTGESAEVCVEKNEG; encoded by the exons ATGGCCACTGTTGAG GTTGCACAGCAAACACCAACAAATGTGACAGAGAATGAAACAACCGAGGAAACAACCGAGAAAACAACCCCAGAACAACCAGCCACCgaagaggcaaaggaagaaACCATCGCAGAAGCAAAAGAGGCAGAGGCAGAAGCAGAAGCCCCAGTTGTTCCAGAAACCGAAGTGACAGAGGAAGTGAAGACGGAGGTAGAGGTAGAGAACCGAGCAGCAGAAAAAACAGGAGAAGAAGAAGTGAAAGAGGAGATTAATGAAAGCGAATCAGTAGCAGTGGAGGAAGAGAAGCAGGAGAAGAAGAAAACAGGTGAGAGCGCAGAAGTTTGTGTTGAGAAGAATGAAGGTTAA